A section of the bacterium SCSIO 12696 genome encodes:
- a CDS encoding Hpt domain-containing protein has translation MNRENGSLHNLEWLVDEIEASLKQAYESLDAYLKDPSDEPQIRFCQSSIHQVHGTLKIAECHGAILLAEEMEELVGGLLENRISNVNEASEVLVQASLKLPQYIRQVSSSGSDQPATLISLINDLRAVRGKPLLSEGSLFSPHIDLSGINSGVRSSSLPDNDAFVELVKKLRQMYQVALLGLIRDADRDKNLGYINRVFTRLSELSKGTAQYQLWRVALAVQEGLSHHSISTSSAVTSLLRALDREIRQLQQHGVASLQREVPHGLLKNLLYYVAFSNADTVRIAEVTEAFRLRDALPAGSFGDGGSLAPSFDPDAVRAIATALLEEVNNAKELVTRYQLEGGLDNAMIGQLCGCFSRMSDSLAFVGQTQLSEPLDELKQQMETVRENGEKMEAELLEKLANHLVDVESALVAWGSSGGVLHDPAEQANTELYRAREALLRETRNGLEKVKDSIVEYISSQWDKHFLEHAPQLLTEVRGALEMMSLARPAKVLEKSCHYIQNNLLSDTAIPDWRTLDSLADAITSIEYYLDGCVDVSGEDSGESESILVMAENSAALLHGEEPAEEKLQELTLNDSNQLLIEEPESAAGDVNEVLIAQAAEQAAEESDSDIDEEIIDIFVEEAGEVLDALREQLPQWSANPSTGDELGDIRRGFHTLKGSGRMVEAMRIGELAWSIEYMLNRVMDNLIPLSSDIPVLVNHAVKLLPTMVANFQHRQDEENTAEIDLLIANASAVAHCQEADLSALQAPAAEADKAPQDAIEEEALELDEPGDFQLDDVEGDVELVEEEPGHQAGNELLSIFVSETRKHLEDVSLFLTEIQQLAPHYGLPTPGLLRALHTLKGSAFMAEVATVSRLVEPLESLVKDLYNFQKAVDWPLVQLLTDSTAALENSLPALEAGDQDSPIEGSAELLQRIEESRQRLLPMLQTEDETAADDAEESIESEFAAAMELDEDSFDAATDDETASEQAQQEFAEHLRPLIALMTDGLHQLMEAEDTFAEWRDSGEQPPLEQLVAEYDELGRAADKAGEQPLTQLSAKLADTLQVAELSAVDKPQPATEVLIAAHENLFAMIDALAAGQQMPDAEAHVEALDALANQWHQQTAEPEPEPQVVSELLEPTVEEDGQDVEEAALTDSLDNEDLSEPELAAEEPVAEQLEQRIEEPAQDEAEPEDIEQPVAEEEPQLEEESQPEEEPQPEPEPQALPETPVPFIPPVAATDSDDDQFDLEVLVIFMEETGELLETIDNSVYSWREEPQVNTWPDEIKRALHTFKGGARMAAQDELGDLSHNFESWLIESQHRAGKDDAFFGEVQQHLDQLHQSVRQLASSIGGQPEVVAEETKDSDSKPAVAADLGNSVLPQLLANADIQAPEEMVKVSAGLLDNLVNLAGETSISRGRVEQQISSFGFALDEMNTTIRRLQDQVRRLGIETEAQVIFRREQIESAGSEEEFDPLEMDRYSKLQQLSRSLMESASDLLDLKTTLGHNAKETENLLVQQGRINTDLQEGLMRSRMVPFSRLVPRLRRIVRQVSAELDKRVELQLLNVEGEMDRSVLEKMLPALDHMLRNAIDHGIESGDQRTASGKSEQGSISIDLSREGGDILIKLADDGRGLNIDKIRAQAIKQGMMAHESNLSDHEVVQFILEPGFSTSETVSHISGRGVGLDVVNAEVRQLGGAVAIRSQEGQGTEFQVRLPFTVSINRALMIEIGEDSYALPLTSIDGVVRLSPQQLENYYNNPQLRYEYGGSEYSIRHLGSLLQEGTPPRISSDEPSIPLVLVRSEQQSYAVQVDRLVGSSEIVVKTLGPQFSTVPGLSGATVLGDGRVVVILDLLALLRTQKSSAIAKVQWVEDADAAAAKSNVPMVMVVDDSVTVRKVTSRFLEREGFNVLTAKDGADAMLLLREHDPDVMLLDIEMPRMDGFEVASRVRSMGRFADLPIIMITSRTGDKHRERALSLGVNHYLGKPYREEDLRDAIDELLAVTAEES, from the coding sequence GTGAATAGAGAAAACGGCAGTCTGCACAACCTGGAATGGCTGGTAGACGAAATTGAGGCGTCGTTAAAGCAGGCTTACGAGTCCCTGGATGCTTACCTTAAGGATCCCAGCGACGAGCCTCAAATCCGTTTTTGCCAGAGCAGTATCCACCAGGTGCACGGCACATTGAAGATTGCCGAATGTCACGGTGCCATACTGTTGGCAGAAGAAATGGAAGAGCTGGTCGGCGGTTTGCTGGAAAACCGTATCAGCAATGTTAATGAAGCCAGCGAGGTATTGGTTCAGGCCTCTCTGAAGTTGCCCCAATACATCCGTCAGGTAAGTAGTAGTGGCAGCGACCAACCCGCCACTCTGATTTCATTGATCAACGATCTGCGCGCGGTGCGTGGCAAGCCACTGCTGTCTGAAGGTTCACTGTTTTCCCCCCACATCGATCTCAGTGGCATCAACTCTGGGGTTCGCAGCAGCAGCCTGCCAGACAACGACGCTTTTGTGGAACTGGTGAAAAAACTGCGCCAGATGTACCAAGTGGCGTTACTGGGTTTGATTCGCGATGCCGACAGAGACAAAAATCTGGGCTATATCAACCGGGTGTTCACCCGCCTCAGCGAGCTTAGCAAGGGCACGGCCCAATACCAGTTGTGGCGAGTTGCGCTGGCGGTGCAGGAGGGCCTGAGCCACCACAGTATTTCCACCTCGTCGGCGGTGACTTCACTGTTGCGCGCCCTGGATCGGGAAATTCGTCAGTTGCAGCAGCACGGTGTCGCCTCCCTACAGAGGGAAGTGCCCCACGGCCTGCTGAAAAACCTGCTCTACTACGTGGCTTTCAGCAATGCCGATACAGTGCGTATTGCCGAAGTGACCGAGGCTTTTCGCCTTCGTGATGCCCTGCCGGCCGGTTCATTTGGCGATGGTGGTTCCCTGGCGCCGTCGTTTGACCCGGATGCGGTTCGCGCCATTGCCACCGCGTTATTGGAAGAGGTCAACAACGCCAAAGAATTGGTGACCCGTTATCAGTTGGAAGGCGGGCTGGACAACGCCATGATTGGCCAGCTTTGTGGTTGTTTCTCGCGGATGTCCGATTCCTTGGCGTTTGTGGGCCAGACCCAGTTATCCGAGCCGCTGGATGAACTCAAGCAGCAGATGGAAACGGTTCGCGAGAATGGCGAAAAAATGGAGGCCGAGCTGCTGGAAAAACTGGCCAATCACTTGGTGGATGTTGAGTCGGCGCTGGTGGCCTGGGGCAGCTCCGGTGGTGTATTGCACGACCCCGCTGAGCAGGCCAATACCGAGCTGTATCGCGCCCGCGAAGCCCTGCTTCGCGAAACCCGCAATGGCTTGGAAAAGGTCAAAGACAGCATCGTCGAATACATTTCCTCCCAGTGGGACAAGCACTTTCTGGAACACGCTCCGCAATTATTGACCGAGGTACGCGGGGCGCTGGAAATGATGTCCCTGGCACGGCCAGCCAAAGTGCTGGAAAAGTCTTGTCACTACATTCAAAACAACCTGCTTTCCGATACCGCGATTCCCGATTGGCGCACCCTGGATAGCCTCGCCGATGCCATTACCAGCATTGAGTACTACCTGGATGGTTGTGTGGATGTGTCTGGGGAAGACAGCGGTGAATCTGAATCCATATTGGTGATGGCGGAGAACAGTGCTGCCCTGCTGCACGGTGAAGAGCCCGCTGAGGAAAAACTTCAAGAGCTGACTTTAAACGACAGCAACCAGCTGTTGATTGAGGAGCCAGAATCGGCGGCCGGTGATGTCAATGAGGTGCTGATCGCTCAGGCTGCGGAACAAGCGGCTGAGGAAAGCGACAGCGATATCGACGAAGAAATTATCGACATCTTTGTGGAAGAAGCGGGCGAGGTGCTGGACGCCTTGCGCGAACAACTGCCTCAGTGGAGTGCCAACCCCTCTACGGGTGATGAATTGGGCGATATTCGCCGAGGTTTTCACACCCTCAAAGGCAGTGGTCGTATGGTGGAGGCCATGCGCATCGGTGAATTGGCCTGGTCCATTGAGTACATGCTCAATCGGGTCATGGATAATCTGATACCACTGAGCTCTGACATTCCCGTGTTGGTTAACCACGCGGTGAAGTTGCTGCCCACTATGGTGGCCAACTTCCAGCATCGCCAGGATGAAGAAAATACTGCTGAAATCGATTTGCTGATTGCCAACGCCAGTGCGGTTGCTCACTGCCAGGAAGCGGACTTGTCGGCCTTGCAAGCGCCTGCCGCAGAAGCGGATAAAGCTCCCCAAGACGCAATCGAGGAAGAGGCGCTTGAGCTTGATGAGCCAGGCGACTTTCAGCTGGATGATGTGGAAGGTGATGTCGAGCTGGTGGAAGAGGAGCCGGGCCATCAAGCGGGCAACGAGCTGTTGTCTATCTTTGTCAGCGAGACTCGCAAACACCTGGAAGACGTATCCCTGTTTCTCACCGAGATTCAACAGTTGGCACCGCACTACGGTTTGCCGACACCGGGCTTGCTGCGCGCCCTGCACACCCTCAAAGGCAGTGCATTTATGGCGGAAGTGGCAACGGTTTCGCGATTGGTTGAACCCCTGGAAAGCCTGGTGAAAGACCTTTACAACTTCCAGAAAGCGGTAGATTGGCCACTGGTTCAATTGCTTACCGACAGTACTGCGGCGCTTGAAAACAGCTTGCCCGCTCTGGAAGCGGGCGATCAGGACAGCCCGATAGAAGGCTCAGCGGAGCTGTTACAACGCATCGAAGAATCCCGTCAGCGCCTGTTGCCGATGCTGCAAACTGAGGACGAGACTGCCGCTGATGACGCGGAAGAGTCCATAGAAAGTGAGTTTGCGGCGGCTATGGAGCTGGACGAAGATAGCTTTGATGCCGCCACTGATGACGAGACAGCCAGTGAGCAGGCACAGCAAGAGTTTGCTGAGCACCTGCGCCCACTGATTGCGCTGATGACCGATGGACTCCATCAACTTATGGAGGCGGAGGATACTTTTGCCGAGTGGCGTGACAGCGGTGAACAACCGCCGTTGGAACAGTTGGTTGCTGAATACGATGAGTTGGGTCGTGCCGCTGACAAGGCGGGAGAGCAGCCACTGACCCAGTTGTCCGCAAAACTGGCAGATACCCTTCAGGTTGCTGAACTGTCTGCGGTTGACAAGCCCCAGCCGGCTACCGAGGTGCTGATAGCCGCGCACGAAAATTTGTTTGCCATGATTGATGCACTGGCTGCTGGACAGCAGATGCCTGATGCAGAAGCCCATGTCGAGGCGCTCGACGCTCTTGCCAACCAATGGCATCAACAAACGGCGGAGCCGGAGCCAGAACCTCAAGTGGTGTCTGAACTGCTGGAGCCCACTGTTGAGGAAGACGGGCAGGACGTTGAAGAAGCTGCTTTGACCGATAGCCTGGATAACGAGGACTTGTCAGAGCCTGAGCTGGCCGCTGAAGAGCCCGTTGCAGAGCAGCTTGAACAGCGGATTGAAGAGCCGGCTCAGGATGAAGCCGAGCCCGAAGACATTGAACAGCCTGTGGCGGAGGAAGAGCCACAGCTGGAAGAAGAGTCTCAACCGGAAGAAGAGCCTCAGCCGGAACCTGAGCCACAGGCGCTGCCGGAAACTCCGGTACCCTTTATTCCGCCGGTTGCTGCTACTGACAGCGATGATGACCAGTTCGATCTGGAAGTACTGGTTATCTTTATGGAAGAAACTGGCGAGTTGCTGGAGACCATCGACAACTCGGTGTACAGCTGGCGGGAAGAGCCCCAGGTCAACACCTGGCCAGACGAAATCAAGCGGGCACTGCACACCTTCAAAGGCGGCGCTCGTATGGCGGCCCAGGATGAGCTGGGCGACCTGAGCCATAACTTTGAAAGCTGGTTGATTGAATCCCAACACCGGGCTGGTAAAGACGATGCTTTCTTCGGTGAAGTGCAACAGCATCTGGATCAACTGCATCAATCGGTTCGCCAGCTGGCCAGCTCCATTGGCGGCCAACCTGAAGTGGTTGCTGAGGAAACCAAAGACAGCGATAGCAAACCAGCAGTAGCTGCTGATCTCGGCAACAGTGTGTTGCCACAACTGCTGGCGAATGCTGATATTCAGGCGCCGGAAGAAATGGTCAAGGTGAGCGCCGGGTTGCTGGATAACCTGGTGAATCTGGCCGGTGAAACCAGTATTTCCCGAGGTCGTGTTGAACAGCAAATCAGCTCTTTTGGTTTTGCCCTGGACGAAATGAATACCACCATTCGCCGCTTGCAGGATCAGGTGAGGCGCCTTGGTATTGAAACCGAAGCCCAAGTTATCTTCCGCCGCGAGCAGATCGAATCGGCGGGCAGTGAGGAAGAATTTGACCCACTGGAAATGGACCGTTACTCCAAGCTCCAGCAATTGTCGCGCTCACTCATGGAGTCGGCGTCAGACCTTTTGGATTTGAAAACCACCTTGGGTCACAACGCCAAAGAAACCGAAAACCTGCTGGTGCAACAAGGGCGTATCAATACCGACTTGCAGGAAGGCCTGATGCGCTCGCGGATGGTACCGTTCAGTCGCCTGGTACCGCGCCTGCGCCGCATTGTGCGCCAAGTGAGCGCCGAACTGGATAAGCGCGTCGAGTTGCAACTGCTCAACGTGGAAGGCGAAATGGACCGCTCGGTGCTGGAAAAAATGCTGCCCGCACTTGACCATATGCTGCGCAACGCCATTGACCACGGCATTGAGAGTGGCGACCAGCGGACTGCCTCGGGCAAGTCGGAGCAGGGTTCCATCAGCATCGACCTGTCTCGCGAGGGTGGCGATATCCTGATCAAGCTGGCGGACGATGGTCGCGGTCTCAACATCGACAAGATTCGTGCCCAGGCGATCAAGCAGGGCATGATGGCCCACGAGTCCAATCTCAGCGACCATGAAGTGGTGCAGTTTATTCTTGAGCCCGGTTTTTCCACTTCGGAAACCGTTTCTCATATCTCTGGCCGCGGTGTCGGCCTGGATGTGGTGAATGCAGAAGTGCGCCAGCTGGGCGGCGCTGTGGCGATTCGCTCTCAGGAAGGGCAGGGCACGGAGTTTCAGGTGCGACTGCCGTTTACGGTGTCCATCAACCGCGCTTTGATGATTGAAATTGGCGAAGACAGCTACGCGCTGCCACTGACTTCCATCGATGGTGTGGTCAGGCTGTCACCTCAACAGCTGGAAAACTACTACAACAATCCTCAGCTGCGTTATGAATACGGCGGCTCTGAATACAGCATTCGCCACCTGGGTTCGCTGTTGCAAGAAGGTACACCACCGCGAATCAGCTCCGATGAGCCCTCCATCCCGTTGGTGCTGGTGCGTTCTGAGCAGCAATCCTACGCGGTGCAGGTAGACCGCCTGGTGGGCAGCAGCGAGATTGTGGTGAAAACCCTGGGCCCTCAATTCAGTACCGTGCCGGGCCTGTCTGGTGCCACTGTATTGGGGGATGGCCGAGTGGTGGTGATCCTCGATCTGCTGGCACTGCTGCGCACCCAAAAGTCGTCGGCTATTGCCAAAGTGCAGTGGGTAGAAGACGCGGATGCCGCCGCCGCCAAGTCCAATGTGCCGATGGTCATGGTAGTGGACGATTCGGTAACCGTGCGCAAAGTCACCAGCCGCTTCCTGGAGCGGGAAGGGTTCAATGTGCTCACCGCCAAAGACGGTGCCGATGCCATGCTGCTGCTGCGTGAACACGACCCGGATGTGATGTTGCTGGATATTGAAATGCCGCGCATGGACGGCTTTGAAGTGGCCAGCCGGGTGCGCTCCATGGGCCGCTTTGCCGACTTGCCGATCATTATGATTACCTCGCGCACCGGTGATAAACACCGGGAGCGGGCACTCTCACTCGGGGTGAACCATTACCTTGGCAAACCCTATCGGGAGGAAGACCTCAGGGATGCCATTGATGAACTGCTGGCAGTCACAGCAGAAGAGTCGTAA
- the pilG gene encoding twitching motility response regulator PilG — MEESRKDLKVMVIDDSNTIRRTAETLLSKTGCEVITAVDGFDSLSKIADTQPDVIFVDIMMPRLDGYQTCALIKNNSQFRHTPVIMLSSKDGLFDKAKGRIVGADDYLTKPFSKNELFEALDRYAQPQTA; from the coding sequence ATGGAAGAGAGTCGCAAAGACCTCAAGGTAATGGTGATTGACGACAGTAACACCATCCGCAGAACCGCGGAAACCCTGCTGTCTAAAACCGGTTGTGAAGTGATTACTGCAGTGGATGGCTTTGATTCCCTGTCAAAAATTGCCGATACCCAGCCGGATGTGATCTTTGTAGACATCATGATGCCCCGCCTGGATGGTTACCAAACCTGTGCCCTTATCAAGAACAACAGTCAATTTCGCCATACCCCGGTGATTATGTTGTCCAGTAAAGATGGCTTATTTGACAAGGCCAAGGGACGCATTGTCGGGGCCGATGATTATTTGACCAAACCGTTTAGCAAAAACGAGTTATTTGAAGCACTGGATCGCTACGCTCAGCCCCAAACTGCTTGA
- a CDS encoding chemotaxis protein, producing MISGAKKAKFSGLQVLLAILLVAVLGFVGYNVWVVIQDSARDSENRDKVGELRSLSSALPTPLRGATSGSRDDFETLASQVQSIDSTWSSLKSELSSEAQMAGTALSNMDRSWGVVKSNAETILNDKETILLLNEVASNLNSTLPALQAKHVEVVDLLISGGSPRDQIAKAQEQAWLAERIGRNIDKMLAGGAASEAAAEQFNQDARVFGVVLNGLLKGDTAMGISRVANRNARASLDEVSKQFEFVSGQVEEIYNATPKLFAARKASDAVLNESNSLVNEIISLGETIDGLQDGRQLNQQTALLGGAAAIVLVILMIVQSLVATRRRSVESAEENDRNQNALIRLLDEIGDLGEGDLTSQATVTEDFTGAIADSINYAIDQLRTLVARIQDSAENVNASASETRATALQLSEASEHQAQEIIGASAAINEMAVTIDQVSTNASESAVVAERSVSIAKKGGEVVRDTIDGMDTIREQIQDTSKRIKRLGESSQEIGDIVSLINEIADQTNILALNAAIQASMAGEAGRGFAVVADEVQGLAERSAAATKQIASLVKTIQTDTNEAVSSMESTTTEVVKGADLAHNAGVALEEIENVSADLAELIQDISSAARQQAKTASHVSGTMNVIQEISSQTLSGTTTTASSVGELAEMAVDMRESVSGFKLPGDLASVAPVTPTAETDLDAIGADTMADADQQQAVEETVQADSYAEEELSDNADFDRHPEEFADFNGSFDAQDDQPTDELVAMAEDIADTLADDDAGNEYDVAASADNDDSLDIATDSDYLGNGEVVIDLDGEQSSDDDQDQDFIVELDGDLGDDKERRY from the coding sequence ATGATTAGCGGTGCCAAAAAGGCAAAATTCAGCGGCTTGCAAGTGTTATTAGCCATCCTGTTGGTGGCAGTACTCGGCTTTGTGGGCTACAACGTTTGGGTGGTGATTCAGGATTCTGCCCGCGACAGTGAAAACCGCGATAAAGTGGGCGAATTGCGATCTCTCTCTTCGGCACTGCCGACACCGCTGCGGGGTGCCACCAGTGGCAGCCGCGACGATTTTGAGACGCTGGCAAGCCAGGTGCAAAGCATTGACAGTACCTGGAGTAGCCTGAAATCTGAGCTTTCCAGTGAAGCGCAAATGGCGGGCACTGCTCTCAGCAACATGGATCGCAGTTGGGGTGTGGTAAAGAGCAATGCCGAAACCATTCTCAACGACAAAGAGACCATCCTGCTGCTCAACGAGGTGGCCTCCAACCTCAACTCCACCCTGCCGGCGTTACAAGCTAAGCACGTAGAAGTCGTGGACCTGCTGATCAGCGGTGGCTCTCCACGGGACCAGATTGCCAAAGCCCAAGAGCAAGCCTGGCTGGCGGAACGTATCGGTCGTAACATCGACAAAATGCTTGCCGGTGGAGCCGCTTCAGAAGCGGCCGCTGAGCAATTTAACCAGGATGCCCGAGTATTCGGTGTGGTGCTTAACGGCCTGCTCAAAGGCGACACCGCCATGGGCATTAGCCGGGTGGCCAATCGCAATGCCCGCGCCAGCCTCGACGAAGTCAGCAAACAATTTGAATTTGTCAGCGGCCAGGTGGAAGAAATCTACAACGCCACGCCAAAACTGTTTGCCGCTCGTAAAGCCAGTGATGCGGTACTGAACGAATCCAACAGCCTGGTGAATGAAATCATCTCCCTGGGTGAAACCATCGACGGTTTGCAGGACGGTCGCCAACTCAACCAGCAAACCGCACTGCTCGGTGGTGCTGCGGCCATTGTGTTGGTGATTCTGATGATTGTGCAGTCGCTGGTAGCCACTCGCCGTCGCTCTGTGGAATCTGCCGAAGAGAATGATCGCAACCAGAACGCTCTGATTCGCCTGCTGGATGAAATTGGCGACTTGGGTGAAGGTGATTTGACTTCTCAGGCTACGGTAACTGAAGACTTTACTGGCGCCATCGCCGACTCCATCAACTACGCCATTGACCAGCTGCGCACACTGGTGGCGCGCATTCAGGATTCGGCGGAAAACGTAAATGCCTCCGCCAGTGAAACCCGCGCCACGGCACTGCAGTTATCGGAAGCCTCCGAACACCAGGCCCAGGAAATTATCGGCGCCTCTGCGGCCATTAACGAAATGGCGGTGACCATTGACCAGGTATCCACCAACGCTTCCGAGTCCGCCGTGGTGGCAGAGCGCTCGGTATCCATCGCCAAGAAAGGTGGTGAGGTGGTACGGGATACCATCGATGGCATGGACACCATTCGCGAGCAGATTCAGGATACTTCGAAGCGTATTAAACGCCTGGGTGAATCCTCCCAGGAAATTGGCGATATCGTGAGCCTGATTAACGAAATTGCCGACCAGACCAACATCCTCGCCTTGAACGCCGCCATTCAGGCGTCCATGGCCGGTGAAGCTGGCCGCGGTTTTGCGGTGGTTGCGGACGAGGTACAGGGCCTGGCGGAACGCTCTGCAGCAGCCACCAAGCAGATTGCCTCGCTGGTGAAAACCATTCAGACCGATACCAACGAAGCGGTGAGCTCCATGGAGTCCACCACCACCGAAGTGGTGAAGGGTGCCGACCTGGCCCACAACGCCGGTGTCGCCCTGGAAGAAATCGAAAACGTATCCGCCGACTTGGCAGAACTGATTCAGGACATCTCCTCGGCGGCGCGCCAGCAGGCGAAAACTGCCAGTCACGTATCCGGCACCATGAACGTGATTCAGGAAATTTCCTCGCAAACCCTGTCCGGTACCACTACCACAGCATCGTCGGTTGGTGAGCTGGCCGAGATGGCCGTGGATATGCGTGAGTCCGTGAGTGGCTTTAAGTTGCCCGGTGACCTGGCGTCCGTTGCTCCAGTAACGCCTACTGCTGAAACTGACCTCGATGCCATTGGTGCCGATACCATGGCCGACGCCGATCAGCAACAGGCGGTAGAGGAAACGGTACAGGCAGACAGCTATGCCGAAGAAGAGCTATCCGACAACGCCGATTTTGATCGTCACCCGGAAGAGTTTGCCGATTTCAATGGCAGCTTTGATGCGCAAGATGATCAGCCGACCGATGAGCTGGTGGCTATGGCCGAAGACATCGCCGACACCCTGGCCGACGATGATGCTGGTAATGAATACGATGTAGCGGCCTCTGCTGATAATGATGACAGCTTGGACATTGCCACTGATAGCGATTATCTGGGCAATGGCGAGGTGGTGATTGATCTGGATGGCGAACAGTCGTCAGACGATGATCAGGATCAAGACTTTATTGTAGAACTGGACGGTGACCTGGGCGACGACAAAGAGCGTCGCTACTAA
- the pilH gene encoding twitching motility response regulator PilH — translation MAKVLIVDDSPTETHKLSSMLSKGGHSVLSAESGELGIEIARQEQPDVVLMDIVMPGLNGFQATRQLTRGEDTSHIPVIIVTTKDQQTDRVWGARQGARAYLAKPVSEKSLIQAINEVVA, via the coding sequence ATGGCAAAAGTACTTATCGTAGATGACTCTCCCACGGAAACGCATAAGCTGTCCTCCATGTTATCCAAGGGTGGGCACAGTGTGTTGTCAGCGGAGTCTGGCGAACTGGGGATTGAAATCGCTCGCCAGGAGCAGCCAGATGTGGTGTTGATGGATATTGTGATGCCGGGCCTCAATGGCTTTCAGGCCACCCGCCAGCTCACCCGCGGCGAAGATACCAGTCATATTCCAGTGATTATTGTCACCACCAAAGACCAGCAGACCGACCGGGTTTGGGGAGCTCGCCAGGGCGCCCGCGCCTATTTGGCGAAACCGGTGAGTGAGAAGAGCCTGATTCAAGCCATCAATGAAGTGGTGGCCTGA
- a CDS encoding protein-glutamate O-methyltransferase CheR — MMLSNSVQSSCGGVDDRQLVLWQQLLERRTGVRADTLDSDWLVKRIVTLVCELGIAEPMQYYQQLANRPDSDPEWTRFLDTILVRDTRFFRHCESMDAVATIWRDFQTNRCGQSGIAKPGASSSFTAWSVGCSSGEETYSLALVLADNCFDSRNSYGVIGLDISAQAVARARGGIYTSTQLMGLSQRQRDHYFDSRPSGDWIVGEQLRRHTCFVRGNVLQLADSPQLKGADLIYCQNLLPYFRRWQRHQLVANLVACLKPGGHLIVGPGELASWQPPHMQRVPARAVQIYRRGDPASELGVSEEL, encoded by the coding sequence ATGATGTTATCCAACAGTGTGCAATCCAGCTGTGGCGGTGTTGATGACCGCCAGCTGGTGCTGTGGCAACAGCTGTTGGAGCGCCGTACCGGTGTTCGTGCAGACACCCTGGACAGTGACTGGCTGGTAAAACGCATTGTCACTCTGGTGTGCGAGCTGGGTATTGCAGAGCCTATGCAGTACTACCAGCAGCTGGCCAACCGGCCAGATAGCGACCCGGAATGGACGCGCTTTCTCGATACCATACTGGTACGAGATACGCGCTTTTTTCGCCACTGTGAATCCATGGATGCGGTGGCGACAATATGGCGTGATTTTCAGACTAACCGCTGCGGTCAATCGGGTATTGCCAAGCCCGGTGCCAGCAGCAGCTTTACCGCCTGGAGTGTGGGTTGTTCCAGCGGTGAAGAAACCTACTCCCTGGCGTTGGTTCTGGCCGACAACTGCTTCGATTCCCGTAACAGCTACGGTGTAATCGGTTTGGATATCAGTGCTCAGGCGGTTGCCCGAGCGCGGGGCGGTATCTACACTTCAACGCAGTTGATGGGCTTGAGCCAGCGTCAGAGAGACCACTATTTTGACAGTCGGCCCAGTGGCGATTGGATCGTGGGTGAGCAATTGCGGCGCCATACCTGCTTTGTGCGCGGTAACGTTCTGCAGTTGGCCGATAGCCCACAGCTTAAAGGGGCAGACCTGATTTACTGTCAGAACTTGTTGCCCTATTTTCGCCGCTGGCAGCGGCACCAGTTGGTGGCAAATCTGGTTGCCTGTTTAAAGCCGGGAGGCCACCTGATTGTTGGCCCTGGTGAGTTGGCCAGTTGGCAGCCACCGCATATGCAACGCGTACCTGCGCGGGCAGTACAAATTTATCGGCGCGGCGACCCGGCCTCAGAGCTGGGCGTCAGTGAGGAGCTTTGA
- a CDS encoding purine-binding chemotaxis protein CheW: protein MSLRASSAFQTLVALDTYCRQSDRRLPSEEQVVPTVSVVCFALQGQQFAVPFSDIVELLEVPHCTRLPRVQSWVRGVANVRGRLLPIIDLAEFVGTQLTTAPKQQRVLVMDMHGVFAGLQVDEVLGMRHFPVDTFIDEVEDSGPISGYLEGGYRDGDNVWGVFRPLRLASDVRFLSVTA from the coding sequence GTGAGTTTGCGCGCGTCATCCGCCTTTCAGACCCTGGTTGCTCTGGACACCTATTGTCGCCAGAGCGATCGACGCCTACCCAGTGAAGAGCAAGTGGTGCCCACCGTATCGGTGGTGTGCTTTGCTTTGCAGGGCCAGCAGTTTGCCGTGCCATTCAGCGATATCGTCGAGCTTTTGGAAGTGCCCCATTGCACCCGCCTGCCGCGAGTCCAAAGCTGGGTGCGCGGCGTGGCCAATGTGCGCGGTCGCCTGCTGCCGATTATCGATCTGGCGGAATTTGTTGGTACTCAACTGACCACTGCACCGAAACAGCAGCGGGTGCTGGTGATGGACATGCACGGCGTGTTTGCCGGTTTGCAGGTGGATGAAGTGCTGGGTATGCGCCACTTCCCGGTGGATACCTTTATTGATGAGGTCGAGGATTCTGGCCCCATCTCCGGTTACCTCGAAGGCGGTTATCGTGACGGCGATAACGTCTGGGGTGTATTTCGCCCGTTGCGCTTGGCCAGTGACGTGCGTTTTTTAAGCGTAACGGCTTGA